A single window of Leopardus geoffroyi isolate Oge1 chromosome D4, O.geoffroyi_Oge1_pat1.0, whole genome shotgun sequence DNA harbors:
- the ZNF658 gene encoding zinc finger protein 658 isoform X2: MHMLGSVSFEDVVVEFTQDEWQYMSPAQRTLYRDVMLENYSHLISVGYCLTKPKMIFRLEQEEEPWSLEEEFLNQRYPGYFSIDIHIEGNQEKQEKPLWQVIFTNNKTLSKEEQKVLEKPFNLDITPNSSGNMPCKYDSCRMNLPVVSELIICDRNYSRKKADYMDVCKKLKLDTKHEKTYTGEKSYRYNKNVKPLSYWKNHQKLQTLEQSFECNEFGKILHDKTVCVIGEESYKGDEFRKNCDNYLRTGTKEKCFHLNECRKSKTTIENYNKVHMAVAHYECNESGNNFSSISSLTQSQRTATEQTSFASNKCDENLSQSSAHIVQKKTQTRDEFCVYNGCINTFYQKLDLIVCQRTHTEEELYQRGKYRRSFHQNLALSVHQQSETGEKSFECNECKKSFYQKVQLIHHQRTHPGERPEECGESFCSNSYPVHYPGTDIGVSLYECSKCEKTFCQKLNLSENRTVHTKEKPYDNSGCGKSYKKSALVVCQRTHTGMKLCQSNVYGKTFSKMSHIREHQRIHTREKSYKCIECGKAFSKTSHLRAHQRIHTGEKPYKCVECGKTFSNKTHLSAHQRIHTGEKPYECNGCGKTFADNSTLRAHQRIHTGEKPYECNECGRPFTHISVLRAHQRIHTGEKPYECNDCGRSFAHNSALRAHQRIHTGEKPYECSDCEKTFAHNSALKVHQRIHTGEKPYECNECAKTFAHNSALRAHQKMHTGEKLYECNECGKTFSQKTHLSTHQRIHTGEKPYECSECGKTFSQKSYLSGHERIHKGEKPYKCNECGKTFVYKAALIVHQRIHTGEKPYECNECGKTFSQRTHLCAHQRIHTGEKPYECNECGKTFADNSALRTHQRIHTGEKPYECSECGKTFSKTSHLRAHLRTQTGEKPYECNECGKTFSQKSYVIAHQRIHTGEKPFECNICGKPFAHNSTLRVHQRIHTGVKSYECNECGKTFSQKSHLSAHQRIHTGEKPYECNECGKAFAQNSTLRVHQRIHTGEKPYECNECRKTFVRKAALRVHHTRMHTREETLTCSEFGKS, translated from the exons ATGCATATGTTG GGGTCTGTGTCATTTGAAGACGTGGTTGTCGAATTTACCCAGGACGAATGGCAGTACATGAGCCCTGCTCAGAGGACACTGTACAGagatgtgatgctggagaactatAGCCACCTCATCTCAGTGG GGTATTGCTTGACCAAACCCAAGATGATCTTCAGGTTGGAGCAAGAAGAAGAGCCCTGGTCCTTAGAGGAAGAATTCCTAAACCAGAGGTACCCAG gatATTTCAGCATTGATATTCACATTGAGGGGAACcaggaaaaacaagagaaacctCTGTGGCAAGTAATATTCACTAATAACAAAACATTGAGTAAAGAAGAGCAGAAAGTCTTAGAAAAACCGTTTAATCTGGATATAACTCCAAATTCTTCAGGAAATATGCCTTGTAAATATGACTCATGTAGAATGAATTTGCCAGTTGTTTCTGAATTAATTATTTGTGATAGAAACTATTCAAGAAAGAAGGCTGATTACATGGATGTATGCAAAAAATTGAAGCTTGATACTAAGCATGAGAAAACTTACACTGGAGAGAAGTCTTacagatataataaaaatgtaaaacctctCAGTTATTGGAAAAATCATCAGAAACTTCAAACCCTGGAACAATCTTTTGAATGTAAtgaatttgggaaaattttaCATGATAAGACTGTTTGTGTTATAGGAGAGGAATCCTATAAGGGTGATGAATTTAGGAAAAACTGTGATAACTACCTGAGAACTGGCACAAAAGAGAAATGCTTTCATCTTAATGAATGTAGGAAATCCAAAACCACTATTGAGAATTACAATAAAGTTCACATGGCTGTGGCACACTATGAATGTAATGAAAGTGGGAATAACTTCAGCAGTATCTCATCTCTCACTCAATCTCAGAGAACTGCTACAGAACAGACTAGTTTTGCAAGCAATAAGTGTGACGAAAACTTGAGCCAGAGCTCAGCCCATATAgtacaaaaaaagacacaaactagAGATGAATTTTGTGTGTATAATGGATGTATAAATACCTTCTACCAGAAATTAGACCTTATAGTATGTCAGAGAACTCACACAGAAGAGGAATTGTACCAGCGTGGTAAATACAGGAGGTCCTTCCATCAGAACTTAGCCCTTAGTGTACATCAGCAAAGTGAAACTGGAGAGAAGTCATTTGAATGTAATGAATGCAAGAAATCCTTTTACCAGAAAGTACAACTCATTCATCATCAGAGGACCCATCCAGGGGAGAGACCTGAGGAATGTGGGGAATCTTTTTGTTCAAATTCATACCCTGTTCATTATCCTGGAACTGATATAGGGGTCAGTCTCTATGAATGTAGTAAATGTGAGAAAACTTTCTGTCAGAAGTTAAACCTCAGTGAAAATCGGACAGTTCACACAAAGGAGAAACCTTATGATAATAGTGGATGTGGGAAATCTTACAAGAAGTCTGCTCTCGTAGTATGCCAAAGAACACACACAGGGATGAAACTCTGTCAAAGTAATGTATATGGaaaaacattctccaagatgTCACATATCAGagaacatcagagaattcacacaagGGAGAAATCCTACAAATGTAttgaatgtgggaaagctttctCTAAGACATCACATCTCAGAgcacatcagagaattcacacaggtGAAAAACCCTACAAATGTGTTGAATGTGGGAAAACTTTCTCTAATAAGACACACCTTAGTgcacatcagagaattcataccggggagaaaccctatgaatgtaatggATGTGGGAAAACTTTTGCTGATAATTCAACCCTCAGAGCACATCAAAGAAttcacacaggggagaaaccctatgagtgtaatgaatgtgggaggCCTTTTACCCATATATCTGTTCTCAGAgcacatcagagaattcataccggtgagaaaccctatgaatgtaatgaCTGTGGGAGATCTTTTGCCCATAATTCAGCCCTTAGAgcacatcagagaattcacacaggagaaaaaccCTATGAGTGTAGTGACTGTGAAAAAACTTTTGCCCATAATTCAGCTCTCAAagtacatcagagaattcacacaggagagaaaccatatgaatgtaatgaatgtgcaAAAACTTTTGCCCATAATTCAGCCCTCAGAGCACATCAGAAAATGCACACAGGGGAGAAACtctatgaatgtaatgaatgtgggaaaacttTTTCACAGAAGACACACCTCAGTacacatcagagaattcacacaggtgagaaaccttatgaatgtagtGAATGTGGGAAAACCTTCTCTCAGAAATCATACCTCAGTGGACATGAAAGAATTCACAAAGGGGAAAAaccttataaatgtaatgaatgtgggaaaacatTTGTTTATAAGGCAGCTCTCATTGTCCATCAAagaattcacacaggagagaaaccctatgaatgtaatgaatgtgggaaaacttTCTCCCAAAGGACACACCTCTGTGCACATCAGAGAATCCACACAGgggagaaaccttatgaatgcaatgaatgtgggaaaacttTTGCTGATAATTCAGCCCTCAGGacacatcagagaattcacacaggggagaaaccctATGAGTGTAGTGAATGTGGGAAAACTTTCTCCAAGACATCACACCTCAGAGCACATTTGAGGACTCAAACgggggagaaaccctatgaatgtaatgaatgtgggaaaacttTTTCCCAGAAGTCATATGTTATTgcacatcagagaattcatacaggTGAGAAACCCTTTGAATGTAATATATGTGGGAAACCTTTTGCCCATAATTCAACTCTCAGagtacatcagagaattcacacaggtGTAAAAtcctatgaatgtaatgaatgtgggaagacTTTCTCCCAGAAGTCACACCTAAGTGCacaccagagaattcacacaggggagaaaccctatgagtgtaatgaatgtgggaaagcttttgCACAAAATTCAACTCTCCGAGTacaccagagaattcacacaggagagaaaccctatgaatgtaatgaatgcaGAAAAACTTTTGTCCGTAAGGCAGCTCTTAGAGTACATCACACCAGAATGCACACCAGAGAGGAAACCCTTACATGTAGTGAATTTGGGAAGTCCTAA
- the ZNF658 gene encoding zinc finger protein 658 isoform X1, with amino-acid sequence MNIAQGSVSFEDVVVEFTQDEWQYMSPAQRTLYRDVMLENYSHLISVGYCLTKPKMIFRLEQEEEPWSLEEEFLNQRYPGYFSIDIHIEGNQEKQEKPLWQVIFTNNKTLSKEEQKVLEKPFNLDITPNSSGNMPCKYDSCRMNLPVVSELIICDRNYSRKKADYMDVCKKLKLDTKHEKTYTGEKSYRYNKNVKPLSYWKNHQKLQTLEQSFECNEFGKILHDKTVCVIGEESYKGDEFRKNCDNYLRTGTKEKCFHLNECRKSKTTIENYNKVHMAVAHYECNESGNNFSSISSLTQSQRTATEQTSFASNKCDENLSQSSAHIVQKKTQTRDEFCVYNGCINTFYQKLDLIVCQRTHTEEELYQRGKYRRSFHQNLALSVHQQSETGEKSFECNECKKSFYQKVQLIHHQRTHPGERPEECGESFCSNSYPVHYPGTDIGVSLYECSKCEKTFCQKLNLSENRTVHTKEKPYDNSGCGKSYKKSALVVCQRTHTGMKLCQSNVYGKTFSKMSHIREHQRIHTREKSYKCIECGKAFSKTSHLRAHQRIHTGEKPYKCVECGKTFSNKTHLSAHQRIHTGEKPYECNGCGKTFADNSTLRAHQRIHTGEKPYECNECGRPFTHISVLRAHQRIHTGEKPYECNDCGRSFAHNSALRAHQRIHTGEKPYECSDCEKTFAHNSALKVHQRIHTGEKPYECNECAKTFAHNSALRAHQKMHTGEKLYECNECGKTFSQKTHLSTHQRIHTGEKPYECSECGKTFSQKSYLSGHERIHKGEKPYKCNECGKTFVYKAALIVHQRIHTGEKPYECNECGKTFSQRTHLCAHQRIHTGEKPYECNECGKTFADNSALRTHQRIHTGEKPYECSECGKTFSKTSHLRAHLRTQTGEKPYECNECGKTFSQKSYVIAHQRIHTGEKPFECNICGKPFAHNSTLRVHQRIHTGVKSYECNECGKTFSQKSHLSAHQRIHTGEKPYECNECGKAFAQNSTLRVHQRIHTGEKPYECNECRKTFVRKAALRVHHTRMHTREETLTCSEFGKS; translated from the exons GGGTCTGTGTCATTTGAAGACGTGGTTGTCGAATTTACCCAGGACGAATGGCAGTACATGAGCCCTGCTCAGAGGACACTGTACAGagatgtgatgctggagaactatAGCCACCTCATCTCAGTGG GGTATTGCTTGACCAAACCCAAGATGATCTTCAGGTTGGAGCAAGAAGAAGAGCCCTGGTCCTTAGAGGAAGAATTCCTAAACCAGAGGTACCCAG gatATTTCAGCATTGATATTCACATTGAGGGGAACcaggaaaaacaagagaaacctCTGTGGCAAGTAATATTCACTAATAACAAAACATTGAGTAAAGAAGAGCAGAAAGTCTTAGAAAAACCGTTTAATCTGGATATAACTCCAAATTCTTCAGGAAATATGCCTTGTAAATATGACTCATGTAGAATGAATTTGCCAGTTGTTTCTGAATTAATTATTTGTGATAGAAACTATTCAAGAAAGAAGGCTGATTACATGGATGTATGCAAAAAATTGAAGCTTGATACTAAGCATGAGAAAACTTACACTGGAGAGAAGTCTTacagatataataaaaatgtaaaacctctCAGTTATTGGAAAAATCATCAGAAACTTCAAACCCTGGAACAATCTTTTGAATGTAAtgaatttgggaaaattttaCATGATAAGACTGTTTGTGTTATAGGAGAGGAATCCTATAAGGGTGATGAATTTAGGAAAAACTGTGATAACTACCTGAGAACTGGCACAAAAGAGAAATGCTTTCATCTTAATGAATGTAGGAAATCCAAAACCACTATTGAGAATTACAATAAAGTTCACATGGCTGTGGCACACTATGAATGTAATGAAAGTGGGAATAACTTCAGCAGTATCTCATCTCTCACTCAATCTCAGAGAACTGCTACAGAACAGACTAGTTTTGCAAGCAATAAGTGTGACGAAAACTTGAGCCAGAGCTCAGCCCATATAgtacaaaaaaagacacaaactagAGATGAATTTTGTGTGTATAATGGATGTATAAATACCTTCTACCAGAAATTAGACCTTATAGTATGTCAGAGAACTCACACAGAAGAGGAATTGTACCAGCGTGGTAAATACAGGAGGTCCTTCCATCAGAACTTAGCCCTTAGTGTACATCAGCAAAGTGAAACTGGAGAGAAGTCATTTGAATGTAATGAATGCAAGAAATCCTTTTACCAGAAAGTACAACTCATTCATCATCAGAGGACCCATCCAGGGGAGAGACCTGAGGAATGTGGGGAATCTTTTTGTTCAAATTCATACCCTGTTCATTATCCTGGAACTGATATAGGGGTCAGTCTCTATGAATGTAGTAAATGTGAGAAAACTTTCTGTCAGAAGTTAAACCTCAGTGAAAATCGGACAGTTCACACAAAGGAGAAACCTTATGATAATAGTGGATGTGGGAAATCTTACAAGAAGTCTGCTCTCGTAGTATGCCAAAGAACACACACAGGGATGAAACTCTGTCAAAGTAATGTATATGGaaaaacattctccaagatgTCACATATCAGagaacatcagagaattcacacaagGGAGAAATCCTACAAATGTAttgaatgtgggaaagctttctCTAAGACATCACATCTCAGAgcacatcagagaattcacacaggtGAAAAACCCTACAAATGTGTTGAATGTGGGAAAACTTTCTCTAATAAGACACACCTTAGTgcacatcagagaattcataccggggagaaaccctatgaatgtaatggATGTGGGAAAACTTTTGCTGATAATTCAACCCTCAGAGCACATCAAAGAAttcacacaggggagaaaccctatgagtgtaatgaatgtgggaggCCTTTTACCCATATATCTGTTCTCAGAgcacatcagagaattcataccggtgagaaaccctatgaatgtaatgaCTGTGGGAGATCTTTTGCCCATAATTCAGCCCTTAGAgcacatcagagaattcacacaggagaaaaaccCTATGAGTGTAGTGACTGTGAAAAAACTTTTGCCCATAATTCAGCTCTCAAagtacatcagagaattcacacaggagagaaaccatatgaatgtaatgaatgtgcaAAAACTTTTGCCCATAATTCAGCCCTCAGAGCACATCAGAAAATGCACACAGGGGAGAAACtctatgaatgtaatgaatgtgggaaaacttTTTCACAGAAGACACACCTCAGTacacatcagagaattcacacaggtgagaaaccttatgaatgtagtGAATGTGGGAAAACCTTCTCTCAGAAATCATACCTCAGTGGACATGAAAGAATTCACAAAGGGGAAAAaccttataaatgtaatgaatgtgggaaaacatTTGTTTATAAGGCAGCTCTCATTGTCCATCAAagaattcacacaggagagaaaccctatgaatgtaatgaatgtgggaaaacttTCTCCCAAAGGACACACCTCTGTGCACATCAGAGAATCCACACAGgggagaaaccttatgaatgcaatgaatgtgggaaaacttTTGCTGATAATTCAGCCCTCAGGacacatcagagaattcacacaggggagaaaccctATGAGTGTAGTGAATGTGGGAAAACTTTCTCCAAGACATCACACCTCAGAGCACATTTGAGGACTCAAACgggggagaaaccctatgaatgtaatgaatgtgggaaaacttTTTCCCAGAAGTCATATGTTATTgcacatcagagaattcatacaggTGAGAAACCCTTTGAATGTAATATATGTGGGAAACCTTTTGCCCATAATTCAACTCTCAGagtacatcagagaattcacacaggtGTAAAAtcctatgaatgtaatgaatgtgggaagacTTTCTCCCAGAAGTCACACCTAAGTGCacaccagagaattcacacaggggagaaaccctatgagtgtaatgaatgtgggaaagcttttgCACAAAATTCAACTCTCCGAGTacaccagagaattcacacaggagagaaaccctatgaatgtaatgaatgcaGAAAAACTTTTGTCCGTAAGGCAGCTCTTAGAGTACATCACACCAGAATGCACACCAGAGAGGAAACCCTTACATGTAGTGAATTTGGGAAGTCCTAA